In the genome of Devosia rhizoryzae, the window TGGTGGTGGAAGGCCGTTCCGGCGGCGGCATGGTGACCGTTTCGCTGACCGGCAAGGGCGACGTGCGCGGCATCAAGATCGATCCGACGCTGCTCAAGCCCGAGGACGCCGAAGTGATCGAGGACCTGATCGTTGCCGCCTTCACCGATGCCAAGGGCAAGAGCGAAGCCGAAATGCAGCGCAAGATGGCCGAAGTCACCGCCGGGCTGCCGATCCCGCCGGGCATGAAGCTGCCGTTCTAGGGTTCGGTGGCACGACCTCGTCCTTCGACAGGCTCAGGATGAGGTCTATTGAGGCGTCGGACTTTGGTTCGACCCCAAGGTGAGCTTGTCGAACAACCAGGTCGAATACACACCATGCCATCCGGCGGACCCGAGATCGAACAGCTGATCCAGCTCCTGGCGCGCCTGCCAGGGCTTGGGCCGCGTTCGGCCCGGCGAGCGGTGCTGCACCTCATCAAGCGCAAGGACCAGTTGATGGTGCCGCTTTCGGCAGCGCTGGACCGGGCGGTGGTCGCCGTAAAGTCCTGCGAAGTCTGCGGCAATGTCGATACGATCAGCCCCTGTTCGATCTGCGCCGATCCGCGGCGGGGCGAGAGCGGTATTCTGATCGTCGTCGAAGACGTTGCCGATCTTTGGGCGCTGGAGCGGGCTGGCGTCGGCCAGGTACGCTACCATGTGCTTGGGGGTGTCTTGTCGCCACTCGATGGCGTGGGACCCGATGACCTCAACCTCGAGGGGCTGATCGGGCGAGCGGGCGACTATGGCGAGGTGGTTCTAGCCATGAATGCCACGGTCGAGGGCCAGACCACGGCCCATTACATCACCGACCGGCTGGGGGGCACGAACCTGCGCGTGACGCGCCTTGCTCATGGCGTGCCGGTGGGCGGGGAGCTTGACTACCTCGACGAGGGAACCCTCAGCCAAGCGTTGCGGGCCCGCACGGAAATCTGATCCCGCGCGGGCGTAAAGCTTTAACGGAGCGTGTCGGCGTCGACCGCTTCTTCGTCCTCGATCAGGGCGCCGTCCTCGATATCGTCTTCATCTTCGCCGGTCAGGGCTTCGCGCGCATCGACATCGTCGGGCGCCAGAGCGTCGAGGTGGTCTTCCGGGTCGATGGCAAGGGCCGGATCGAAGTCGCCATTTTCATCGGCATAGTCGTTGTCGGCCTGAAGCTCATCGAGGGCGCGATCGATCTCGGCCATCATGTCCTTTGGATCCTGATCGCCAAAATCGCCGCTTTCGCGCGTGGCCATTTCGGCGCGCATTTCCTTGAGGCGTTCGACGCGTTCGGCGACCGGTCGATCGGAGCCATAGAGGAGGTCTTCGATCTCGTCCTGGCTATAAGGAATGGACAGGCCTGGCTGTTCGTTGGCGTCAAAAGGTTCGTCGATCGGGGTCAGCGGATCGGAATTGTCGCGTTGCTGGACCATCTGGGCCTCCGTTGAATGTTGGCTTGTCAACGTTCGGCGACGAAAGCGGTTCGGAACGAATGTTGAAGCCACCTCATTTTTCCCGCGCACAGGAGAATGAGAATGGCATTTCGCAAGGGTTCAAAGGTCACGTGGAAATGGGGCTCCAGCACCGCCGAGGGCAAGATCGTCGAGCGGTTCACCGAAAAGGTGACGCGTACGATCAAGGGCTCGGAGGTGACGCGCGATGCCAGCACAAAGGAGCCGGCCTTTCTGATCGAGCAGGAAGACGGCGACAAGGTGCTCAAGAGCAAGAGTGAGCTGACCGCCAAGGGGAAGTAACCAAGTAGCACCCCCTCCCTAGCTCTGCTACGGCCCCTGAGCCTAGCGGCGCTACCCTTCCCTCTCACGAGGGGGAGGGTAAGAAGGTGTTCAGGCCAGGTCGCCCGGGTCGTTGACGAGGCGAAGGGTGGGTTGGGGGTCTTCGTGGCCCCCGTCCCAGCCTGCGGGGAGGGGCTTAGAGGATTTGGCGCCAAGTTCGCGCAGCATTTCGACCTGGCGCACGACATTGCCGCGGCCGCTCGAGAGTTGGTCCTTGGCCTTTACGAAGCTTTGCTGGGCCTTGTCGATGTTTTCGCCGACCCGGTCCATGGTCGACAAAAAGCCGACGACCTTTTCGTAGAGCGCGCCAGCGCGTTCGGCGATTTCCTCGGCGTTGCGGTGGCGCTTTTCGATGTCCCAGACGTTGCGGACGGTGCGCAGAACGGTCATCAGCGTCGTTGGCGTCGTTAGCATCACGCCCTTGCTCATGCCGAATTCGACCAGCTTGCTGTCATGCTGGATGGCCGTGGCCAAAGCAGACTCGATGGGCACGAACATCATCACGTAGTCGAGGCTCGACTTGGCGGCGCCGGCATAATTCTTGGCGCCGAGGGTGGTGATATGGCCTCGGACAGAGGCGATGTGGGCCTTGAGGTGCCCGTCGCGTAACAGTTCCTCGGCATTGACGAAGGCCTCGAAGGCGGTGAGCGAAACCTTGGAGTCGATCACCAGCCGATCATTGTTGGGCATGATGATTTCGACATCGGTGCGCAGGCGCGATCCGTCCTCGCCGGTATGCGATTGCTGGATGAAATACTGCTCGCCTTCGCGCAGGCCCGACTGCTCGAGGATCGTGGCGAGGATCATTTCGCCCCAGGCGCCCTGCGTCTGCGACGAGCCCTTGAGCGCGCGGGTGAGGTTGTTGGCCTCGGTGGTGATCTGCACATTGCTTTCGAGCAGCGCGCGGATCTGCTCGCCCATGGTGGCGCGATCCTTGATGAGCCCGGTTTGAAATTCGCCGATCTTTTCCTGCAGCGGCTTTAAGAGCGTATTGACCTGTTCGCGGTTTTGCTTGGTGAAGGTCTCGCTGTGCGAGCGCAGAACGTCGCCGGCAATGGACTTGAACTCGTCGGTCATCTGCTGGCGCGCATCGGTGAAGCGCTTCAAATTGGCTTCGTTCTGGCGCTGCTGCTCGTCGAGGCGCGTGCGCATGGCGGCCAATTCGGCGCCCAGATCGGCGCTGCGGTCGCGTTCGCTCGCCAGCTGATCGGCGGCGCGCTCGCGTTCGCGGCTGAGCGTCAGCTCCAGATCGCGGATGCGGCTGTCGCGGCTGGCGACTTGCTCGGTGAAGGTGGCGCGCAGGCCATCGGCGGCTTCCCTTGCGGACTTTTCGAGCCGCTCGGCATTGGCGCGGCTGCTGACGATGACGAAGATCACCGCGGCGAGCAGCAGGAGCGCCACAAAGCCGAGCAGCGCCATGCCGGTGAAAATGGGCACGGAGCCGAGGGTGAAGAGCGTGCGGTCGAGTTCGGTCATGCCCTAAGACTAGAGTGATTCTTTTGTTCGCAAAATGTTCTTGGGCTTTCCGCCCCGGAGTTGACCCACGGGCCGGAAATGGCCATATCGGGGTCAATCCTCTTTTTGCCGGTGTTTTGTCATGGCTATCCGCCCGATCCTCGTCATTCCCGATGCCCGCCTGCGTGCCGTTGCCGATCCGATCGGCGAGGTCGACGACGAGATCAAGACGCTGGCCAAGGACATGCTGGACACGATGTATGACGCGCCCGGCATCGGCCTTGCAGCGCCGCAGATCGGCGTCCTCAAGCGTATCGTGGTCATGGACCTGGCCGGCGAGGGCGAGCCTCCTGCCCCACTGGTGATGATCAATCCGGAAATCACGAGCTTTGGCGACCAGATGCAGGTGACCGAGGAAGGGTGCCTGTCGATCCCCGAACTTTATTACGAGGTCGAGCGGCCCAACGACGTGACCGTCAAATATACCGATCTCGATGGCCAGGAAGTGATTAAGGAAGCCGAGGGCAAGCTGGCCGTCTGCATCCAGCACGAACTCGATCACCTCGATGGCGTGCTTTACATCGACTATTTGAGCCGGCTGAAGCGCGACCGGGTGATCAAGAAGTTTGACAAGCAGGCCAAGCGCGCAGCTGGGTAAGCCTCTGGTGGCTGCGACCTCGTCCTTCGACAGGCTCAGGATGAGGTCTAGGAAGGTCGCTGCGCAAGCGGAGACCTTCTGGTGAGCTTGTCGAACACGAGGTCGGGTAGATGCGCGTCGTTTTCATGGGTACGCCCGACTTTTCCGTGCCGACGCTGACGGAGATCGTCTCCTCGGGGCACGAGGTGGTGGCGGTTTATACGCGAGCGCCGAAGCCGGCCGGCCGTGGGCAGGCGGAGCGCAAGAGCCCGGTGCATGAAACGGCCGAGGCCTTCGGCATTCCGGTTTTTACGCCGCGCTCGCTCAAGGGCGAGGTCGAGCAGCTGCAGTTTTCCTCGCTCGGGGCGGAGGTGGCGGTGGTGGTGGCCTATGGGCTGATCCTGCCCCAGCCGGTGCTTGATGCGCCCGAATTCGGCTGCCTCAACCTTCATGGTTCGCTGTTGCCGCGCTGGCGCGGTGCGGCGCCGATCCAGCGGGCGGTGATGGCGGGCGACAAGCAGACCGGCATCGTCGTGATGCAGATGGACGAGGGGCTGGACACCGGCGCCATGGGGCCGACCGAGATCATTCCCATCGGACCAGACATGACGGCTGGCGAGTTGCACGACCAGATGATGCGCGTCGGCGCCGATCTCATGGGCCGGGCCCTGGCGGCGCTGGAGCGCGGCAGTTTGCAGTTCACACCGCAGCCGGAAGCGGGCACGACCTATGCAGCCAAGATCGACAAGGCCGAGGCGCGCATCGATTTTACGCAAAGCGCCGAAGCAGTGCACAACCAGATCCGCGGGCTGTCGCCGTTTCCGGGGGCCTGGTTCGAGCTCGAATTGGGCGGCAAGCCCGTGCGGATCAAGGCGCTGCGGTCGACACTGGCGAGCGGGTCGGGCGCACCCGGTACGGTGCTGGATGACTTCACCATTGCCTGCGGGATCGGTGCCGTGCGGCTGACGCAGGTGCAGCGCGAGGGCAAAGGCGCGATGGACGCGGCGACCTTCTTGCGCGGGGCCGGGGCGCTGCCCGCAACTGTCGCCTGATGCGGTTCAAGCTTACGATCGAATATGACGGGACGCCTTTCTCCGGCTGGCAGCGGCAGTCGGAGCGGATGAGCGTGCAGCAGGCGCTGGAGGAGGCGATCGAGCGCTTTTCCGGCGAGGCGGTAACGACGCAGGCGGCGGGACGGACCGATGCCGGTGTGCATGCCCTGGGCCAGGTGGCGCATTTCGACCTGTCGAAGGACTGGGACCCGTTTCGGGTGCGCGAAGCGCTGAACTATCATTTGCGACCGCAGCCGGTGGCGATCGTCGAGTGCGAAGCGGTCAGCGGGGCGTTTGAGGCGCGATTTTCGGCGAAGGCGCGGCATTACGAATACCGCATCCTCAACCGGCGAGCGCCGCCGGCGATCGAGCGAAACCAAGTCTGGCATGTGCCGATGCCACTCGATGCAGAGCGCATGCACGAGGCGGCGCAGCTGATCCTCGGGCTGCACGATTTCACCACCTTCCGCTCGTCAGAATGCCAGGCGAAATCGCCGATGCGGACGCTGGACGCGTTCGCGGTCAGCGGAGATAGCGAGGTGATTGCGATCACCGCCAGCGCCCGCAGCTTTCTCCATCATCAGGTCCGCTCGATGGTGGGGTCGCTGAAGCTTGTCGGCGAGGGCAAGTGGAGCCCGGCTGATTTCCGTGCCGCGCTCGATGCTGCCGATCGTAGGCGTTGCGGGGCCATGGCGCCGTCGAGCGGGCTTTATTTGACCGGGGTCGACTACTAGGCTGCAGGCACCGCGGGCATTGACTGCAACATGACGCCGCCCAGGATCAGGACGCCGATCAGCTGCGCGACGATCTGCACGACGATAAAGGTCGCCACCTGCATCGGCGACAGGGTCAGGATGCGGCGCGCAATATTGACTTCGACGATGATGCTTATGAGGCCGACGGTAAAGAGCATTACCTCGCTGCCGCCGACCAGGACCAGGATGACGGTGCCGAACAGGGAAACGATGAAGTTGACCCAGTTGTCGGCGACCATGAAGGGCACAAGGCCGTCGAGCCGTCCCATCTGCCGAAGGACGATGTAGGCGGCGGCGATCTGGAGCGCGAAGAGGAGCGCCGCGAGCATGACGGCGCCGGTGGCAGCACCCGATTGAGCGGGCACGCCGAGCAGCATGGGACCAAAGACGCTGATGCCGGTGCCGAGCACCAGGGCGATGAAGCTGCCGATAAGGCCACGCTGGGTGAAATCAAAGTAGCGGGCTGCGTCGGCGCGGCCGATGATCAGCGCCCAGCAGCCGCGCGCCGCGTTGACGGCTTCTTCGATAAAGGTCTGGTTTTGATAGGCCAAGGCTTTTACGACTCGTCTCAGGCGGCGGGAATGGCTGCTGCGCTAAGCATGTAGAGGGTCATCGGCAGGCCGACAAGCAGCACGGTGGTCAAGACGGCAAAGGCGACCGATACGCCGCGCGTCCACTGGCCCGCAGCGCGTCCCAAACGAAAGAGCAGGACGGCAAGACCAAGCCAGAGCAGCGGCAATAGCGCGCCGAGGATCAGCGACACCAGCGTGCCGAGCACTAGATAGGCGATCAGCGCGAAGATTGCGGGGATCAAGAGCGGCAGGACCGTCATCCGGGCGCGCAAAAAGTTGCGGGTGACGAAGATGCCGATCAAGAGCGCCACGAGCCAGAGCGACTGCACCAGCATGATGTTGATGAAGCCGGGAAGCGTCGGGACGCCGACCTGAAGCGAGGCCAGCATGACGGCAAGGAAGGCAAAAAGGTAGAACAGCGCGAGAGCGGTAACGAGGCCGGCGCGGGAGAGGCGAAAGTG includes:
- a CDS encoding YbaB/EbfC family nucleoid-associated protein translates to MKDIMGMMKAASEMKGKMEAMQAELAELVVEGRSGGGMVTVSLTGKGDVRGIKIDPTLLKPEDAEVIEDLIVAAFTDAKGKSEAEMQRKMAEVTAGLPIPPGMKLPF
- the recR gene encoding recombination mediator RecR, which encodes MPSGGPEIEQLIQLLARLPGLGPRSARRAVLHLIKRKDQLMVPLSAALDRAVVAVKSCEVCGNVDTISPCSICADPRRGESGILIVVEDVADLWALERAGVGQVRYHVLGGVLSPLDGVGPDDLNLEGLIGRAGDYGEVVLAMNATVEGQTTAHYITDRLGGTNLRVTRLAHGVPVGGELDYLDEGTLSQALRARTEI
- a CDS encoding hypervirulence associated TUDOR domain-containing protein, which encodes MAFRKGSKVTWKWGSSTAEGKIVERFTEKVTRTIKGSEVTRDASTKEPAFLIEQEDGDKVLKSKSELTAKGK
- the rmuC gene encoding DNA recombination protein RmuC gives rise to the protein MTELDRTLFTLGSVPIFTGMALLGFVALLLLAAVIFVIVSSRANAERLEKSAREAADGLRATFTEQVASRDSRIRDLELTLSRERERAADQLASERDRSADLGAELAAMRTRLDEQQRQNEANLKRFTDARQQMTDEFKSIAGDVLRSHSETFTKQNREQVNTLLKPLQEKIGEFQTGLIKDRATMGEQIRALLESNVQITTEANNLTRALKGSSQTQGAWGEMILATILEQSGLREGEQYFIQQSHTGEDGSRLRTDVEIIMPNNDRLVIDSKVSLTAFEAFVNAEELLRDGHLKAHIASVRGHITTLGAKNYAGAAKSSLDYVMMFVPIESALATAIQHDSKLVEFGMSKGVMLTTPTTLMTVLRTVRNVWDIEKRHRNAEEIAERAGALYEKVVGFLSTMDRVGENIDKAQQSFVKAKDQLSSGRGNVVRQVEMLRELGAKSSKPLPAGWDGGHEDPQPTLRLVNDPGDLA
- the def gene encoding peptide deformylase; translation: MAIRPILVIPDARLRAVADPIGEVDDEIKTLAKDMLDTMYDAPGIGLAAPQIGVLKRIVVMDLAGEGEPPAPLVMINPEITSFGDQMQVTEEGCLSIPELYYEVERPNDVTVKYTDLDGQEVIKEAEGKLAVCIQHELDHLDGVLYIDYLSRLKRDRVIKKFDKQAKRAAG
- the fmt gene encoding methionyl-tRNA formyltransferase: MRVVFMGTPDFSVPTLTEIVSSGHEVVAVYTRAPKPAGRGQAERKSPVHETAEAFGIPVFTPRSLKGEVEQLQFSSLGAEVAVVVAYGLILPQPVLDAPEFGCLNLHGSLLPRWRGAAPIQRAVMAGDKQTGIVVMQMDEGLDTGAMGPTEIIPIGPDMTAGELHDQMMRVGADLMGRALAALERGSLQFTPQPEAGTTYAAKIDKAEARIDFTQSAEAVHNQIRGLSPFPGAWFELELGGKPVRIKALRSTLASGSGAPGTVLDDFTIACGIGAVRLTQVQREGKGAMDAATFLRGAGALPATVA
- the truA gene encoding tRNA pseudouridine(38-40) synthase TruA produces the protein MMRFKLTIEYDGTPFSGWQRQSERMSVQQALEEAIERFSGEAVTTQAAGRTDAGVHALGQVAHFDLSKDWDPFRVREALNYHLRPQPVAIVECEAVSGAFEARFSAKARHYEYRILNRRAPPAIERNQVWHVPMPLDAERMHEAAQLILGLHDFTTFRSSECQAKSPMRTLDAFAVSGDSEVIAITASARSFLHHQVRSMVGSLKLVGEGKWSPADFRAALDAADRRRCGAMAPSSGLYLTGVDY